In Armatimonadota bacterium, a single genomic region encodes these proteins:
- the rplU gene encoding 50S ribosomal protein L21, producing MQVIVKTGGKQYVASKGDVIIVDKLEGEAGTSVELTEVVAVVDGDKTVVGSPFIKGAKVVAEIVRQGKAKKINAFNYKPKKNERKRWGHRQPETHIKVTEVVAK from the coding sequence ATGCAAGTCATTGTGAAGACCGGTGGGAAGCAGTATGTAGCTTCAAAGGGCGACGTGATCATCGTTGATAAGCTCGAAGGCGAAGCTGGAACGTCCGTGGAACTGACCGAAGTGGTTGCCGTTGTTGATGGCGATAAGACCGTGGTCGGTAGCCCATTCATCAAGGGTGCTAAGGTTGTTGCAGAGATCGTTCGACAGGGTAAAGCCAAGAAGATCAACGCGTTCAACTACAAGCCAAAGAAGAATGAGCGAAAGCGATGGGGCCACCGACAGCCGGAGACCCACATCAAGGTGACCGAGGTCGTCGCCAAGTAA
- the rpmA gene encoding 50S ribosomal protein L27 has translation MAHKKGQGSTRNGRDSNSKRRGIKKYGGEVVKPGAIIVRQCGTKFHPGPGVGIGRDFTIFALIDGQVKFEGPKNKRRVAVYEAQAA, from the coding sequence ATGGCACATAAGAAAGGTCAAGGTTCAACTCGAAACGGTCGCGACAGTAACAGTAAGCGACGCGGAATTAAGAAGTACGGCGGAGAAGTCGTCAAGCCGGGCGCAATCATCGTCCGACAATGCGGCACCAAGTTCCACCCAGGTCCTGGCGTGGGAATCGGTCGCGACTTCACCATCTTCGCCTTGATTGATGGTCAAGTCAAGTTCGAAGGTCCGAAGAACAAGCGCCGAGTCGCAGTTTACGAAGCTCAGGCTGCGTAA